In Myxococcales bacterium, one genomic interval encodes:
- a CDS encoding ROK family protein: MSVLSVDLGGTRMRGAVLDEDGALLHRDVRPTPVADAEPAGLVDLMRELVRHGSRPARAIVGVPGRVDHREGRLDRAPNLPPSWAPHLTEAALGAAIGVPVRLVNDADLAAVGEAYFGAGRGFSDVAYVTLSTGVGGGVLLGRRLLVGRRSLAEVGHMVIDRGAHARGEPSTFEQLASGRALARVAEAHGLALTGREVVERARANDAAALAVLGEICTAAAIGVRDVAFAFSPEIVVIGGGLGLNDDLLHPAIRAHLDAEGPPAMRVELARATLGDDAGLIGAAALERALAGGP; this comes from the coding sequence ATGAGCGTTCTCTCGGTGGATCTCGGCGGGACTCGGATGCGCGGCGCAGTGCTCGACGAAGACGGCGCCCTCCTTCATCGCGACGTGCGCCCCACCCCCGTGGCCGACGCGGAGCCGGCGGGGCTCGTCGATCTCATGCGGGAGCTCGTGCGGCACGGGTCGCGCCCCGCGCGCGCGATCGTGGGCGTGCCTGGCCGCGTCGATCATCGAGAAGGTCGGCTGGACCGCGCGCCCAACCTGCCGCCCTCGTGGGCGCCGCACCTCACCGAGGCAGCCCTCGGCGCGGCCATCGGCGTGCCGGTGCGGCTCGTGAACGACGCCGACCTCGCCGCGGTGGGCGAGGCGTATTTCGGCGCCGGGAGAGGGTTCTCCGACGTCGCCTACGTGACCCTGTCCACGGGGGTGGGCGGCGGGGTGCTCCTCGGCCGCCGGCTCCTCGTGGGGCGGCGCTCGCTCGCGGAGGTGGGCCACATGGTGATCGATCGCGGCGCCCACGCACGCGGCGAGCCGTCGACCTTCGAGCAGCTCGCGTCGGGGAGGGCCCTCGCGCGGGTCGCAGAGGCGCACGGCCTCGCGCTCACGGGGCGCGAGGTGGTGGAGCGGGCACGGGCGAACGACGCCGCGGCGCTCGCCGTGCTGGGCGAGATCTGCACCGCAGCTGCGATCGGCGTGCGCGACGTCGCGTTCGCGTTCAGCCCCGAGATCGTGGTGATCGGGGGCGGCCTCGGCCTGAACGACGACCTCCTGCACCCCGCGATCCGCGCGCACCTCGACGCGGAGGGGCCGCCCGCCATGCGCGTGGAGCTCGCGCGCGCCACCCTCGGGGACGACGCCGGCCTCATCGGCGCCGCCGCCCTCGAGCGAGCCCTCGCGGGGGGCCCGTGA
- a CDS encoding TSUP family transporter: MVDAIGGGGGLITVPALLAAGLDPRVALATNKGQAVFGAVSSAASFGRHGAVAPERVKVAFAAGFVGSLLGALLLVTRRPEPLRPLVIVLLLTALAVALVPRDRLPKLTPRHPTVALVAVSLGLGAYDGFFGPGVGSMLIVANVVLFQEPLVRASGNAKIVNLASNLAAFGLFAARGAILWRVALPMAIANALGANVGARLALKGGERLVRRVVVCVVLAVVAKLLRDVVKG, encoded by the coding sequence ATGGTCGACGCGATCGGCGGCGGCGGCGGCCTCATCACGGTGCCCGCGCTGCTGGCAGCGGGGCTCGACCCGCGGGTCGCGCTCGCCACGAACAAGGGGCAGGCGGTGTTCGGCGCGGTCTCGAGCGCGGCGTCGTTCGGGCGCCACGGCGCGGTGGCGCCCGAGCGCGTGAAGGTCGCGTTCGCGGCGGGGTTCGTGGGCTCGCTGCTCGGCGCGCTCCTGCTCGTCACGCGGCGCCCGGAGCCGCTGCGGCCGCTCGTCATCGTGCTCCTCTTGACGGCGCTCGCCGTCGCGCTCGTGCCGCGCGACCGCCTCCCGAAGCTCACGCCGCGCCACCCCACCGTGGCGCTCGTGGCGGTGTCGCTCGGGCTCGGCGCCTACGACGGCTTCTTCGGCCCCGGGGTTGGCAGCATGCTCATCGTCGCGAACGTCGTGCTCTTTCAGGAGCCGCTCGTGCGGGCCTCGGGCAACGCGAAGATCGTGAACCTCGCGTCGAACCTCGCGGCGTTCGGCCTCTTCGCGGCCCGCGGCGCGATCCTCTGGCGCGTGGCCTTGCCCATGGCGATCGCGAACGCTCTCGGGGCAAACGTCGGCGCGCGCCTCGCGCTGAAGGGCGGCGAGAGGCTCGTGCGGCGCGTCGTCGTCTGCGTGGTGCTCGCCGTCGTCGCCAAGCTCCTCCGCGACGTCGTGAAGGGGTAG